The following is a genomic window from Amphiura filiformis chromosome 4, Afil_fr2py, whole genome shotgun sequence.
AACATTGAACTCTCAGTTGACTATCAAACCTGAAAGAACTATATATAGACCCTTCTGCTGACTTCTTCTAAGCTGTGCTAACAACATTGTAGTCTCAATTGACTCTCCAAACTGAAAGATGATGCAGATCcaaaaaagattaaaatgaaaTCAAAGAGTCTGGACTCAGAATTGTCCTGTGCAATATAGTAAATATGCAAAACATATTGACTTGTCATGTATGGAGACCAAAATAATGTAACAGTATCTTGTTTATTGACAAAATCCCAAAATCACACAATAATAATTTGGGCTTTAGGTGTCTttacaattgacctttttggtaaatcccataagcctttgcgagtacacctgagaaatcatcatttgacgtcacgccgatctgcgccaatGCAGGCATCATTTCTCAaatatcgttactgcgcattgcaagtcagcgtgacatcaaatgacgagttctcaggtacagtcacaaaggcttatgggatttaccgaaaaggtcaattgagcaTTACAGAGGTCTATGCATGTAGTGCTCACATTAGTGCATTTTATCGGTGCAATGCATCAGAGACAAGGCAAAAATAATCTTGGGGGAACTATTTTTCTTCCATGAGTGACATACAAACATGGCGGAGACCAGATTCTTAAAATCGTATCTCTTTGGTAAACCCTTCTACTGATTCTGTTTTCCTCTCAACTGATCTTCCAACATGGTAGACTCAGCCGGCTGTCAAAACTCAGAGATCTGTAAACCCCTCTGCCGACTCTTTTTGTCTTCACTGCTCAACCCTTTCTTAAAAAGCCCCTGATTAGTTAATGTTGCATATAAATAATCTCTAATCTCTTCGGTAGACCCTTCTGTTGACTGTTCATGAGATCGAGATATAGCAATCAAAACTGACAGATCTGCTGGCCCATTATGCTGGTTCCTAGTTGTCTTCTCAAATGAGCCTCTAATGTTTTATGCCTCCTATGCCTTACTTAATTCTCTTCTCTGCCCAGCCCATTCTTACAGAGTCCCTAATTGGTTAACATTGCATACATGTATAATCATCTGaagtcagtaaccaatcaaaaaagAGCTTTCAGATTCCTCACCAATTCTGTGAGTTTAATATCTTTGGTAAACTGTAGAAGAGATAACATTATAGTCTTAGTTGACAATTAAAACCGACAGATCCGTGAGACACTTCTGGCGACTCTTTTGTCTTCTCAACTGAGCCTctaatgttgttgtttcagttcTTCTCCTATGCCTTACTTGTTTCTCTTCTTTGCTTAATCCTTCCGTTTCAGCGGTACTTTTCTGTACAAGTTTATACATGAAACTAAAGAAATAGAGAAGGTTATCATATTGCCCTTGATAATTTGTAGCCAAAATCTCTTGATGATATTCCAATGTAAAGTAATAGATGGCTTCTATGGTGGCAAGGTAAGTGTCTGGTTTGTCTGGCTGGGTCCGCCAAAAATGAGTTTTCTGGGTTTTCAAGATGACACACTGTaaatctgaaaaataaaataatcaatattATATGCATATTGTATAATGATAACTAACATCTTCTTGTGACTAGAGAATGAGAAAGGAAGTAGCACCATGAGCAGAAAGAATTGGACTGGTCATGATAGACGGAAAGATGAAAGAGAAGAGAACAAGAGGAAGAAGAAAATAGGAATGCTAAACGACTAAAGGACAGGTGCATGTGGAGCTACAGTGAAGAACTGAAGACAAAGGAAAACGACATGTATATGGGAGTTACGGACCTGCACTAAGAGAGTGACTGGTACCCATGTAAATGCATATTTGCCATTCTTATTCAGAGAGAGTGGTCTACTTTGAAGACACATTGGACATtcacatgattttgggtgtcgtctatcaagCCGTAGACAACCCTACATCATCACGAGTATTGATAACATGTatcacgcttgtagaggtgctacatatcgtcagcctgctacgctaataattgcctaagtcattttttgtaattttgagaacatagaacaaaatatggttcaagaatgcatcagttacataatcactctaattattttggattattccctttcatttgtatcattatcatttgttcctaCATAAAGATTGGTGaacaaatatgtttaaatgcatgcttgaaccatattttgtactttgttctcaaaattacaaaaacatcTTAGGCAATAagcatagcaggctgacgatatatagCACAACTGAAGACGTAAAATTGTAGTAAACAAGtttcattttagaataagggtTTTTATGATGGCAActtaataatatttaactgactaagaatgagatgCGCtgacatccactactcaaaatattggacctgcctgtcgtctatcacatggtagaggttagtaaaaacaaaaattcagtcAACTGTTTAATAATCAGTAGTGATGTCATTCTCCCAATAGGGTATACCTGGTATAacgggtggtcttaaccctggaattatggaaactttcgggccttataactgctaaattgttagtctgaagtatataaaagtatacatatttagaatggcaaaggcttgatcaattcatctgtgaggtcaaatttgggccaaaatactcatttttggggaaaatcccaaaacgtttttttttgaccaaaattttttcagtcaacataaaaaaattcttggatccaaatttttttttattattaattttttttaaaccagataaaaatatctacaaactgttttttatttctttgaattttgaccaacttcacaacAAACCACAggttttttttaagattttttttgaaaattgagcatttttgacaatttttggtgcaaatttctcaaagttggtcaaaattcaaaaaaatttagtGAAAACTCACCTTGTAATCTCTCATCTCTGAATATCTGATTACTTTGATTCCAAGTGCTGTCTATAAAGACAACTCTTTCAAATTGCCTTACTCCCTCTGTAGACTGACCCTCTATACCTGCATATTTAGTTCTCTTTGGTTGTGGTGGTAGGCCTGTGTCTGCAATGTGGCTCTCACTGTGAGCTGCACCATTTGTTGAGCTGGACTCCATTTTTACAAGGTCTTTTAGTGTTACAGCATTATCTGTTGGGTATACCAGTAACAcctaaaatggaaaaaaaaagaactGAATCAAAATGTGTTTAACCATCTCCACACTGTTGTCATCTGGCTACAGAAAACAAGTggtacagtggttcttgagatagctcttgatattttgagaaaatatctcaaaacttttaactttttatattgaagcctatggccagcatgctgcgcattaaaaaaaattaaatcttcAACAACATCTTCAATAACGGTTTTGTGTATTTCAAATGAACCAGGtctcaaatcaaaaacaaaacaacaaacttcAGACTTCCACTGGTCAAGTTTTGGTGCACCACTgatctgaaggggggggggggtattgttGAATGCTATGACCAAAATTGACTGTCCTCAAGCATCAACACACAGGTCTTAATTTTGAGCTTTATACTAATAGCAGGTCGACTTTTTCACATTTGACATACTTTGTGCTCTTTGCATGcactatattattttatattgcaAATCCCAAAAAAGAATAGTAGTAATATTTGTGAAGATCTTCATAAATGTAAAACAAAATCCCACTGTTCTCatgtgaaaaactataaaaaaaagtgttttggcataagatgtttttttttgtcttatCTAGTTTACCTACATTGTAATACATAATGTAAGCATTATAATTAAAATACCCAATGCATGCAGAGTTAtagccagggacaggcgatttgcgcggaaaaaaatagcaaattgcgcggaattgcgcggaacttatTTTTCAGTGCACATcgtgtatccctgcccataggaaagaaaagcggaattgcgcggaattgcgcggaaaaaagttccgcgcaaatcgcttgtccctggTTATAGCCAGCACAATGTTACTGGCGGCTAATTTTAGTAGCTGAGTGTGTGTAAGGAGGATGATTAAGAGATGAATTCGCCTGTGTAGGGTgattaagagatgaatttgtCCGTGGTGTAGCTGTTCTGCCTCCTCACACACAGCTACACCACGGATGAATTCATCTCTTAAACTCCCCACACAGACAAATTTATCTCATCTCTTACTGTTCTCTCAGGTGAAAAACACAAGATCTTGGTTGTGCATTTTCTgtgatttcaaatattttttgtgcCGGTCGGTGACCAATATATTTAAGCTTAGGGGTAGAACACTGAATGCATGTTGAGTGGCTCTGTGGCTGACATACTTAAAAGGGAATGGGGGTAAAGGGAAAGTAGGAAAAGATAACTTCGTTGACCCCTGTGCATACTATTTGTATACTGGCCATGTGGCTTATTGGTTTACCTTGGCTTTATCTTCAAATTGTGGAATGTCTGGGTATGTATATATGGTGACATCATTAGGAGCTATAATAGCAGCATGCACTGCAGTACTTTTACCATCAATCTCTCTAGGATGTTTAATTATATCAATATGAACTGGTAACTGCatggaagaaataaaaaaatgcaaGTTTACATTATACATATGTACACTTTTATATCCTTTTTTGTGTACATGCCCTTGATAGATGTCATGAGCAAAACaatactaaacacagccaaattaaacagTTGTCACTAGTTctatccccatttaatcagagtttatggcaaaataatttatataataattttctatacactttccttcaaaggttgataccaaatttgatatcaaaagtttaatcatcgtaaGCATAGGAACCATTGTTTGTTCGTGATTAGGGAGTTGTATCACACGGCGGAGCTAGcatgagtgccaagaattatgtcgcctgaataggccggcaggttaatcgaTTATCTACACATATACACATTACACACATCTGAGAGGTCTaaattaaaggtttacccatgcatgtcaaaatgcaaatcaaatatccTGCTCTTATGATTCCTGTATgggctgataccatgcattggcttttgcatggtcaattcgtaatttgtcatttttaaaattgcatgaatttccaaacaacggttcctatgctcacgatgattaaacttttgatatcaaatttggtatcaaccttgaaggaaagtgtatagaaaattattatataaattattttgccataaactcatcagactctgattaaatggggatggaactagtggcaactttttaatttggctgtgtttattagtGTTATACTGGGTGAATCTTATTATGTTATACTGGGTGAAggcgaaggctgaacccagtaacCCAATAATTCCCataacatgtcataaaataaaatgcaGAATTTATTCCAGTTTTCAGTCCCTTCCCTCTCCCCCTGATATCCACTTTCCATTCCTATTTATAAATGTTCACTTTTAATTATTATACATTCCTCCTCTAAATCATGAACATTCCATGGTATACTTACTGAAACAGTTGGAAGACTTGAAGCAACTTCAGGCATTGGAATTATACAGGTATAACAGAAGTATTTCCTTGATGCATGACATTTGGGACAAAATGATCGGTCCTTGATATTTTCCAAACTTTCGTGAGAATCGATGTTGAGACCAGCAAATGGATCATCTCCAGATTGGGTCCTCTGTCTCTCTGCCATTGTTATTACTGTGAAAATAACCACAAATGAGAGTTAATATGGATCCATTCCAGGCGTTTTGTTTTCAGGAGAGCTGCAGCTGTCACTCTGCTACATCACtctccttaaagccatattataacatttgctgaaaagaacgccctcaaaatttaattcttgtttttacacaattgtaatgtactttagtcaataaagatgctctgcaaaaatcaagactttacgtgctgtagttttgtcaaaatctgaaattttgaataaaacgtacGCACAGTCACGATACACGGCGTCATgggatacacacacacacacacccgagGATCGCACCAGTATTACAACgcatggagtaacatgcatgggcgctagtagtaaattccaattttctatggtttacctcacttgttcggctcaaaattaaaaggggacatatctgacagtaaaagctaacattttatggaaaataaataggcctactaatctatttttacagaaatgttataatatggctttaattgcaaTCAGGGGAGCGGTTTTTTATGACTTCACCCAATACATGCAGTTtcacagttaaagccataatgtacgatttccgtcaaatcttttttttgttattctttacccaaaatgctgaaataatattagaaataactgctgggaagggtttccATTTTAAGcataaataacaaggtaaagtgacaCAAACCCCACAGGCTATTTTGGCTGAACAACATGGAGTCCTATGGCAGACATACCGGTACAATGTAAAGTcattattatgactttatgtcaaaatttctcagttgacctacaaacacaacaaatttggctgattccatttaggtgtaagttaacagagacactggactggactTAGATCCGGTCTGGGACAACCTACTCATACCCAAGATCACCAGAGGgacgaggacaacacctttgacgtcatccgcttctagtgtgacgtcatcgatcgaaggttgtcaacaagccataaatcatcagagccataacatccggctgaggacgcagtttgtacatgtactgtgaaagcgctcccggtaagcgatcaaattttaagtagtgctgaagtcaaaaaattcttctaatttaaatttagaattgtttgtgaagatttcatgattacggtatgcagggctgtcaactttttggaattgcttggcgtgagacagaggcgtgcgGGATTTGCAGACTCAATtgtcattttgtaccatgattatttgagccacggcgctcgagaatgtgaaaagcggggggatAGGAGTAACagattattcatgacgatgcgtgagattttactcattttccagcttttcgcgtgagatttactacataggcgtgagattatactaccttggcgtgagaccgtgagaaagtgacccaatcgcGTGAGACCcacagccaatgcgtgagagttgacagccctgggtatgtgttaatccaatggcgacgtcaaaaatagcgatatcgcatccaccatcatctggcaAGAAGCCAGCAGGCCCTCAACGCAGTCTTGAAGGCGTTGAGGGAACAGGATGCAGCTGGGTCGGTTGACAGGCTGTTCCAGTCACGGATGGTGCGTGGAAAGTATGAGTTTGAGTAGGCTGTTGAACTGCACCGCGGATATTGAAAGCGGGAACCATGGcctctagtgccgtactattacgctgcctttcgtattcgccgaggaggacaatttcgacctcctcatttgtttacaaacagagaggtagaaaaaaggcctgtcaaaactgttccgcttgtccaaatactcaagtatcaaaaggatcgTCGACAACAGAGTGATTCACGcataacatgaataggggattaaaaactgtgaagtaggaccatgtgcttcttttgtccaatttggcatcaagatttcaacatggaaacagttcagacccagaacacgatcatgtcagaaattaatattttgttctgggtctgattagctctgattattcggactacatgGCCTCCAGGGTGTTTGAAGCTAGCGGAGTCATGTTTGACAGTacttagcccgaaacatcatggcccttaTTGTTCCTTTCTCACCATAGGACCATGAATGTCGTACTTACGTAGAAACGGGGCACCGTGAACtcacgtcgcggtgatgacgtcacactgacggcatctatataggaagaattcaaaacatggCGACGATAACAgtacaagtctggtcttttacatcctcaaatgtgctcaaaattcacgaacatgcaccaaatatgttttgcttATTCTCATCTTCACATGAGGATCGATGGTAGGAAgtggtaggcctatttatgagaaaaagtggaaTTTTATCAGGAATTTTATCCTGGACCAGATAGGCTCAGTCTCAGACCTTCGtgacggagaaggacagtggaaatcgtagtagACGGAGGTGAGAGTACCTCGGCTAGTTTGACAgccccagtggcggcgccaggaattttttttcggggtaTGCAGGAATTCGTAGACCGGGGGGCGCAAAGTAGATCTTTGAAAAATACAATGTATGTCCAATGACATCCCGAGCGCTTCTTGcgcgcagggggtgtctgagggggatgtgccccctcagaagtgagaaacttttgcaaaatgaagccctaattgaagccatttggtggaccatggcactattattatgtaaaatttctctctcctctctttctctcttccccTCTTTCCCCTTCCCTTTCGCTCCCTCTCCTTTTTTTTACCCGGGGGGCACGCGCCCCCTTCGCCCCTCCCCTGGATACGCGCCTGGGGGGGCATTGCgcgggaaaagtgaatttcagggcaggggggggggattgggaaaataaacaaattttatgcaaaattgccgcataaaaatgtaattttgggttttactgggggcaacagggggaaagagttctgactggggaatccccgtggcgccgccactggacaGTCGGCAGCCCTGCTATATCGTTTACATTTATACTTCATGTACTTTGCACATACTAGGAACTTCATGAGCATCCACTATGAACCCTCTGATAAATTCTGATTCCCGAAAAAGAGTCAACACTTGAAAAAACGGacaacttaggggtggtgcaataattatgtgtaccccggggtgaattctcaaaatggtctgccaaaaatcgcacccccccctctggccgtgccaaaaatcttttgccccccttcgacgtgccaaaaacctttgccccccccttttgatgtgccaaaaaatctttgcccccccccttacacatgcaagatttgggaacccaatttaaaaccttaaattgtcttatcatatagtgcgaaaGAGCTTGTgaaagcaggaaattttgcatatttgaacgtgttcctaacgcttttcctacgccttttagggcgtaatatagaaacggtgcccaaaatatctgtgccaaaaattgcttgccccccttttgatagacatgatcacattttgaacatgtgagggcgggcttcattaagcttagttgtgcaccaagatcctgtcttaactgtgtaatccaataggaaaaagaacaaaatttgcactgtgaccctcaaaactccaacctagcatgatttttaaaaaactgcatttgaataatatttgatactatcaagtaatgaaagccacatttcatgaaacatttgcgaaagttttgtaaaa
Proteins encoded in this region:
- the LOC140151269 gene encoding tRNA-uridine aminocarboxypropyltransferase 1-like, which codes for MAERQRTQSGDDPFAGLNIDSHESLENIKDRSFCPKCHASRKYFCYTCIIPMPEVASSLPTVSLPVHIDIIKHPREIDGKSTAVHAAIIAPNDVTIYTYPDIPQFEDKAKVLLVYPTDNAVTLKDLVKMESSSTNGAAHSESHIADTGLPPQPKRTKYAGIEGQSTEGVRQFERVVFIDSTWNQSNQIFRDERLQDLQCVILKTQKTHFWRTQPDKPDTYLATIEAIYYFTLEYHQEILATNYQGQYDNLLYFFSFMYKLVQKSTAETEGLSKEEKQVRHRRRTETTTLEAQLRRQKSRQKCLTDLSVLIVN